One Burkholderiales bacterium DNA window includes the following coding sequences:
- a CDS encoding acetate--CoA ligase family protein produces the protein MTTTSEKPDLARFLSPRGVAIVGASNDLTRIGGQPIRLLTEFGYRGKVYPVNPKYEEIKGLKCYPSLSAVPQPCDVALIALSAPHVPGVIEECGKAGIPYALVLSAGFSEVGEAGKALQAKLVEAAKKSGVRVNGPNCIGILNHEEGVRIGFGGTLNLKTLKTGPIGMVTQSGGFGFAVVAVAAYYGVGINYAVSTGNEADLTALDWLAAMIELPDVEIATAFLEGITDGRRLLEIGERAMALGKPILVWKVGNTDVGRQAAASHTARLTAGYELYRTAFRLGGFIEVRDMDDLVDVCKILMARKLPRGNRVAVVTPSGGAGVLLADRCVEEGLTLPALDPGTIEKARAYVPTFATVANPVDITPQGYNDNFASYNRLLADVLADPNIDQMILRAPRGSAASIWAKNFVEQMKDADKLAVINWPTSPDDNADVAAFLEEHRMPIVMAPGRTVHALARVNEYAQRKREFDAKRGRSESRVTPKQTLELPAGAGTLGEHRSKAILESYGVPVVKEVLLSPEAVATLTREPLPFPLAVKVESPDIPHKTEAGVVKLGISDLDGLKRAAREVLEAAKRHDGKARIDGVLVQQMASGLEVIVGAVNDRFFGPVVAFGLGGVYTELLKDVTYRFAPFGAETAREMVGEIKGAALLKGYRGSAALDVDALADALSRVSHLIADHADRIAEIDVNPLFVRPAGEGVLAADALVVLKSD, from the coding sequence GTGACTACCACTTCCGAGAAACCCGATCTCGCGCGCTTCCTGAGCCCTCGCGGCGTCGCCATCGTCGGCGCATCCAACGATCTCACGCGCATCGGCGGCCAGCCGATCCGCCTGCTCACCGAGTTCGGATACCGGGGCAAGGTGTACCCGGTCAATCCGAAGTACGAAGAGATCAAAGGCCTCAAGTGCTATCCGAGCCTCTCCGCGGTACCGCAGCCGTGTGACGTCGCGCTGATCGCGCTGTCCGCGCCGCACGTGCCCGGCGTCATCGAGGAATGCGGCAAGGCCGGTATTCCGTACGCGCTCGTGCTCTCGGCCGGTTTCAGCGAAGTCGGCGAAGCAGGCAAGGCGCTGCAGGCGAAGCTCGTCGAAGCGGCGAAAAAGAGCGGCGTGCGCGTGAACGGGCCGAACTGCATCGGCATCCTCAACCACGAGGAAGGTGTCCGTATCGGCTTCGGCGGCACGCTCAACCTGAAGACGCTGAAGACCGGCCCGATCGGCATGGTGACGCAGTCCGGCGGCTTCGGCTTCGCGGTCGTCGCCGTCGCCGCCTATTACGGCGTCGGCATCAACTACGCGGTGTCGACCGGCAACGAAGCGGACCTCACCGCGCTCGACTGGCTGGCGGCGATGATCGAGCTCCCCGACGTCGAGATCGCGACCGCGTTCCTCGAAGGGATCACCGACGGCCGGCGGCTGCTCGAGATCGGCGAGCGTGCGATGGCGCTCGGCAAGCCGATCCTGGTGTGGAAGGTCGGCAACACCGACGTCGGCCGGCAGGCGGCGGCTTCGCACACCGCGCGGCTCACCGCGGGCTACGAGCTCTATCGCACCGCGTTCCGGCTCGGCGGCTTCATCGAAGTGCGCGACATGGACGACCTCGTCGACGTCTGCAAGATCCTCATGGCGCGCAAGCTCCCGCGAGGCAATCGCGTCGCGGTCGTCACGCCTTCGGGCGGCGCGGGCGTGCTGCTCGCCGACCGCTGCGTCGAAGAAGGGCTCACGCTGCCGGCGCTGGACCCGGGCACCATCGAAAAGGCGCGCGCCTACGTGCCGACGTTCGCCACGGTCGCGAACCCGGTCGACATCACCCCGCAGGGCTACAACGACAACTTCGCGTCGTACAACCGCCTGCTCGCGGACGTGCTCGCCGATCCCAACATCGACCAGATGATCCTGCGCGCCCCTCGCGGCAGTGCGGCTTCGATCTGGGCGAAGAACTTCGTCGAGCAGATGAAGGACGCGGACAAGCTCGCGGTGATCAACTGGCCGACCTCGCCCGACGACAACGCGGACGTCGCGGCGTTTCTCGAAGAGCACCGCATGCCGATCGTGATGGCGCCCGGCCGCACGGTGCACGCGCTCGCGCGCGTCAACGAGTACGCGCAGCGCAAGCGCGAGTTCGACGCGAAGCGCGGGCGCTCAGAGTCACGTGTCACACCCAAGCAGACGCTCGAGCTGCCGGCCGGCGCGGGAACGCTCGGCGAGCACCGCTCGAAAGCGATCCTGGAGAGCTACGGCGTCCCGGTGGTGAAAGAGGTGCTGCTGTCGCCCGAAGCGGTGGCTACGCTCACGCGCGAGCCGCTGCCCTTCCCGCTCGCGGTGAAGGTCGAGTCGCCGGACATCCCGCACAAGACCGAAGCGGGCGTGGTGAAGCTCGGCATCTCCGATCTCGATGGCCTGAAGCGCGCCGCGCGCGAAGTGCTCGAAGCGGCGAAGCGGCACGACGGCAAGGCACGCATCGACGGCGTGCTGGTGCAGCAGATGGCGAGCGGCCTCGAAGTGATCGTCGGCGCGGTGAACGACCGATTTTTCGGTCCGGTGGTCGCGTTCGGTCTCGGAGGCGTCTATACCGAGCTCCTGAAGGACGTGACCTATCGCTTCGCGCCGTTCGGCGCCGAGACCGCACGCGAGATGGTGGGCGAGATCAAAGGCGCGGCGCTGCTGAAAGGCTATCGCGGCAGCGCGGCGCTCGACGTCGACGCGCTCGCGGACGCGCTCTCGCGCGTGTCGCACCTCATCGCCGACCACGCCGATCGCATCGCGGAGATCGACGTGAACCCGTTGTTCGTGCGACCTGCGGGCGAAGGCGTGTTAGCGGCGGATGCCCTGGTTGTTTTGAAAAGCGATTAA
- a CDS encoding tripartite tricarboxylate transporter substrate binding protein, with amino-acid sequence MNFARLVVAASALALSAAQAQSFPSKPVRLIVPFAAGGSTDIVARVLGQELNRMWGQPVLVDNRAGGSTVIGTEIVAKAPPDGHTLLVTPAPFTIVPSLASKLPYDPHKDFEPIVLINTTPLVVVVHPAVPAKNIRELVALAKSRPGALNYGSSGSGGSNHLAGELFNAMAGVKMVHVPYKGNAPALQDLVGGHVDVVFNGLTSALPLIKGGKLRALGMTSLKRSSALPEVPTLDEQGLKGFQAVAWNGLTAPAKTPKAIVDKINADVVKVVRAPELMEKLKAEGSDPVGSSVDAYARFLRDEIAKWNKVIRFANIKGL; translated from the coding sequence ATGAACTTTGCCAGGCTCGTAGTGGCTGCTTCTGCGTTGGCCCTATCGGCCGCGCAGGCGCAGAGCTTTCCAAGCAAACCGGTCCGGCTGATCGTGCCGTTCGCGGCGGGCGGGAGCACCGACATCGTCGCGCGGGTGCTCGGGCAGGAGCTGAACAGGATGTGGGGCCAGCCGGTGCTCGTCGACAACCGCGCGGGAGGGAGCACGGTGATCGGCACCGAGATCGTCGCCAAGGCCCCGCCCGACGGACACACGCTGCTCGTCACGCCGGCGCCGTTTACGATCGTCCCCAGCCTCGCGAGCAAGCTTCCTTACGATCCGCACAAGGATTTCGAGCCGATCGTGCTGATCAACACGACGCCGCTCGTGGTGGTGGTGCATCCCGCGGTTCCCGCGAAGAACATCAGGGAGCTCGTCGCGCTCGCGAAGTCCAGGCCCGGCGCGCTCAACTACGGCTCTTCCGGCAGCGGCGGCTCCAACCATCTCGCCGGCGAGCTGTTCAACGCGATGGCGGGCGTGAAGATGGTGCACGTGCCCTACAAAGGCAACGCGCCGGCGCTGCAGGACCTCGTCGGCGGACACGTCGACGTCGTCTTCAACGGGCTCACCTCAGCGCTGCCGCTGATCAAAGGCGGCAAGCTGCGCGCGCTCGGCATGACGAGCCTCAAGCGCTCGTCCGCGTTGCCCGAAGTGCCGACGCTCGACGAGCAGGGCCTCAAGGGCTTCCAGGCCGTCGCGTGGAACGGCCTCACCGCGCCTGCGAAGACACCCAAAGCCATCGTCGACAAGATCAACGCCGACGTGGTGAAAGTCGTGCGCGCGCCCGAGCTCATGGAAAAGCTGAAAGCCGAAGGCTCCGATCCGGTCGGCAGCAGCGTCGACGCCTATGCCAGGTTCCTGCGCGACGAGATCGCGAAGTGGAACAAGGTGATCCGCTTCGCCAACATCAAAGGTTTGTAA